One window from the genome of Streptomyces sp. WZ-12 encodes:
- a CDS encoding antitoxin codes for MVVAQEDVEFVDAYAAKRAVDSRSAVIHAAIEQLREAELRADYEAAFAEWDASEDAAFWDQFTGDGLTDEAR; via the coding sequence GTGGTTGTGGCGCAGGAGGACGTTGAGTTCGTCGACGCGTACGCCGCCAAGAGAGCGGTGGACTCCCGGTCGGCCGTGATACACGCCGCCATCGAGCAACTGCGCGAGGCCGAACTGCGGGCGGATTACGAGGCGGCTTTCGCCGAATGGGACGCGAGCGAGGACGCGGCGTTCTGGGACCAATTCACGGGGGACGGGCTGACTGATGAGGCGCGGTGA
- a CDS encoding type II toxin-antitoxin system PemK/MazF family toxin codes for MRRGDIYLVDYAPTRGGEANKPRPAVVVSNDGANEVVDRTRRGVVTAVPLTTNVSRVYPFQVLLPADESGLLKDSKVQCEQVRSLAPERLLRFLGSVPSSA; via the coding sequence ATGAGGCGCGGTGACATCTACCTGGTCGACTACGCGCCGACGCGCGGCGGCGAGGCCAACAAGCCACGCCCCGCGGTGGTCGTCTCCAACGACGGAGCTAACGAGGTGGTGGACCGGACCAGGAGGGGCGTGGTCACCGCGGTCCCACTGACGACCAACGTCTCTCGGGTCTACCCGTTCCAGGTGCTCCTGCCGGCTGACGAAAGCGGCCTGCTCAAGGACTCCAAGGTGCAGTGTGAACAGGTGCGCTCACTGGCTCCGGAGCGGTTGCTCCGCTTCCTCGGCTCGGTGCCCAGCAGCGCATGA
- a CDS encoding aspartate-semialdehyde dehydrogenase codes for MRIGIVGATGQVGGVMRRILAERNFPVEQLRLFASARSAGRTLPWQDTEITVEDAATADYSGLDIVLFSAGGATSKALAEKVADAGPVVIDNSSAWRRDPQVPLVVAEVNPQAIADRPKGIIANPNCTTMAAMPVLRPLHDEAGLVSLVVATYQAVSGSGLAGVAELDGQARKVIEQDATKLTHDGSAVEFPAPDNYVRPIAFNVLPMAGKIVDDGLNETDEEQKLRHESRKILDIPELKVSGTCVRVPVFTGHSLQVNARFARPISPERAQELLAGAPGVALSDVPTPLQAAGQDPSFVGRIRRDETVDNGLALFVSNDNLRKGAALNAVQIAELVAAELHG; via the coding sequence ATGAGGATCGGAATCGTCGGCGCCACCGGACAGGTCGGCGGCGTGATGCGGCGCATTCTCGCCGAGCGCAACTTCCCGGTCGAGCAGCTCCGGCTGTTCGCCTCGGCCCGGTCCGCTGGACGGACGCTGCCCTGGCAGGACACCGAGATCACGGTCGAGGACGCGGCCACCGCGGACTACTCCGGCCTGGACATCGTGCTCTTCTCGGCCGGCGGCGCGACCTCCAAGGCACTGGCGGAGAAGGTCGCCGACGCCGGCCCGGTCGTGATCGACAACTCCTCCGCCTGGCGCCGCGACCCGCAGGTGCCGCTGGTGGTCGCCGAGGTCAACCCGCAGGCCATCGCCGACCGCCCCAAGGGCATCATCGCCAACCCCAACTGCACCACCATGGCCGCCATGCCCGTGCTGCGCCCGCTGCACGACGAGGCCGGGCTGGTCTCCCTGGTCGTCGCCACCTACCAGGCGGTCTCCGGCAGCGGCCTGGCCGGCGTCGCCGAGCTGGACGGGCAGGCCCGCAAGGTCATCGAGCAGGACGCCACCAAGCTCACCCACGACGGCTCGGCCGTGGAGTTCCCGGCCCCGGACAACTACGTCCGCCCGATCGCCTTCAACGTCCTGCCGATGGCCGGCAAGATCGTCGACGACGGGCTGAACGAGACCGACGAGGAGCAGAAGCTCCGCCACGAGAGCCGCAAGATCCTGGACATCCCGGAGCTGAAGGTCTCCGGCACCTGCGTCCGCGTCCCGGTCTTCACCGGCCACTCCCTCCAGGTCAACGCCCGCTTCGCGCGCCCGATCTCCCCCGAGCGCGCCCAGGAGCTGCTGGCCGGCGCCCCCGGCGTGGCCCTCTCCGACGTCCCCACCCCGCTCCAGGCCGCCGGCCAGGACCCCTCCTTCGTGGGCCGGATCCGCCGCGACGAGACCGTCGACAACGGCCTCGCCCTGTTCGTCTCCAACGACAACCTCCGCAAGGGCGCGGCCCTCAACGCCGTCCAGATCGCCGAACTGGTCGCCGCCGAACTCCACGGCTGA